One genomic region from Bartonella australis AUST/NH1 encodes:
- the ilvC gene encoding ketol-acid reductoisomerase has translation MRVYYDRDADINLIKEKKVAIVGYGSQGRAHALNLKDSCVRDVQIALRPGSVSVKKAEADGFKVVSVTEAAKWADLIMMATPDELQADIYKEHIHDYLRSGAGIAFAHGLSIHFGLIEAKKTVDVMMIAPKGPGHTVRNEYQRGCGVPCLIAIEQDASGNAHNIALSYACGIGGGRAGVIETTFKEECETDLFGEQAVLCGGLVELIRAGFETLTEAGYAPEMAYFECLHEVKLIVDLIYEGGIANMNYSISNTAEWGEYISGPRVITDETKAAMKRVLRDIQTGKFTSEWMQEYKAGAAHFKGIRRLNDEHPIEKVGSKLRAMMPWIKSNALINKERN, from the coding sequence AGGAAAAAAAGGTAGCTATTGTTGGCTATGGTTCACAAGGGCGTGCGCATGCATTAAATTTGAAGGACTCTTGTGTTCGCGATGTGCAGATTGCTTTACGTCCCGGGTCAGTGAGCGTTAAAAAAGCTGAAGCAGATGGCTTTAAAGTTGTTAGTGTTACTGAGGCAGCAAAATGGGCGGACCTCATTATGATGGCAACACCTGATGAGTTACAGGCTGATATTTATAAAGAGCACATTCACGATTATTTGCGCAGTGGAGCAGGGATTGCTTTCGCTCATGGTTTGAGTATTCATTTTGGTTTAATTGAAGCTAAGAAGACGGTTGATGTTATGATGATTGCCCCAAAAGGTCCGGGTCATACAGTACGTAACGAATATCAACGCGGTTGTGGTGTTCCTTGTTTAATCGCGATCGAACAGGATGCTTCAGGTAATGCTCATAATATAGCATTGTCCTATGCTTGTGGTATCGGCGGTGGACGCGCAGGCGTGATTGAAACAACTTTTAAAGAAGAATGCGAAACGGATCTTTTTGGTGAACAAGCCGTCCTTTGTGGTGGTCTTGTAGAACTTATCCGCGCGGGTTTTGAAACATTGACGGAAGCGGGGTATGCACCGGAAATGGCCTATTTTGAATGTTTGCATGAAGTTAAATTAATCGTTGATCTTATTTATGAAGGTGGTATCGCGAATATGAATTATTCAATTTCTAATACCGCTGAATGGGGTGAATATATATCTGGCCCACGCGTGATTACTGATGAAACTAAAGCCGCAATGAAGCGTGTTTTGCGGGATATCCAGACGGGTAAATTTACGTCGGAGTGGATGCAGGAATATAAAGCCGGTGCAGCTCATTTTAAAGGAATTCGTCGCTTGAATGATGAGCACCCTATTGAAAAAGTTGGTTCAAAACTTCGTGCTATGATGCCTTGGATTAAATCTAACGCTTTGATTAATAAAGAGCGTAACTGA
- a CDS encoding amino acid permease, whose product MGTRQNLDEGYQRKLKRGLDNRHVQLIAIGGAIGTGLFMGSGKTISIAGPSIIFVYATVGCFLYFVMRAMGELLLSNAQYRSFADFSADLLGPFIGFLIGWCYWLSWVVAGAADVIAIVNYMQFWWPNLNPWLPVLACIIFFLAFNLVAVKMFGELEFWFSLIKIVAILVLIVIGFYMISTGFVSPRGNVASLNNLWNDGNIFPRGVTGFFAGFQIATFSFVGIELAGTSAAEVKEPEKVLPKAINAIPLRVVFFYIFSLIVIMSVTPWNQVVPDKSPFVEMFRLAGIPATAGMINFVVLTAAASSANSGIFSSSRMVYGLATKQGAPRFLGKLSKNHIPANGLIFSCLCILLCYTLLLLAPSVIFAFTIVTTISAIVCIFIWSAILVSYIVYRRKRPTQHEASIYKMPGGIFMCWIVLAFFAFILFSLTLEPDTLITLEYMPLWFGFLGIMYFMLKKKTPVGNKK is encoded by the coding sequence ATGGGCACTAGACAAAATTTAGATGAAGGTTATCAAAGAAAATTAAAACGCGGATTGGATAACCGCCACGTACAGCTTATCGCTATTGGCGGGGCTATTGGAACAGGCCTCTTTATGGGGTCAGGAAAAACGATCAGCATTGCCGGTCCCTCAATTATATTTGTTTACGCCACCGTTGGTTGCTTTCTCTATTTCGTCATGCGTGCTATGGGAGAATTGCTGCTTTCTAACGCGCAATACCGGTCTTTTGCTGATTTCTCAGCCGATTTGTTGGGGCCGTTTATTGGATTCTTAATCGGCTGGTGTTATTGGCTAAGCTGGGTTGTAGCCGGAGCCGCAGATGTTATCGCCATCGTCAATTATATGCAATTTTGGTGGCCCAATCTCAATCCGTGGCTTCCAGTTCTTGCCTGTATTATTTTCTTCTTAGCCTTTAATCTTGTGGCCGTAAAAATGTTTGGTGAACTTGAGTTTTGGTTTAGTCTCATCAAAATCGTCGCAATTTTGGTATTAATTGTTATCGGATTTTATATGATATCTACAGGCTTCGTCTCCCCAAGGGGCAACGTCGCCTCTTTGAATAACTTGTGGAATGACGGAAACATTTTTCCTCGAGGGGTTACAGGATTTTTTGCCGGATTTCAAATCGCTACTTTTTCTTTTGTTGGTATTGAACTCGCTGGAACAAGCGCAGCTGAAGTCAAAGAACCCGAAAAAGTCTTACCAAAAGCGATCAATGCAATACCTCTGCGCGTCGTATTTTTTTATATTTTCTCTCTTATTGTAATCATGTCAGTTACACCTTGGAATCAAGTCGTTCCGGATAAAAGCCCATTTGTAGAAATGTTTCGGCTCGCTGGTATTCCGGCAACAGCTGGTATGATCAATTTTGTTGTTCTTACAGCAGCCGCATCTTCCGCTAATAGTGGCATTTTCTCTAGTAGCCGCATGGTATACGGGCTCGCGACTAAACAAGGAGCTCCTAGATTCTTAGGGAAACTCTCCAAAAATCATATCCCAGCTAACGGATTGATCTTTTCGTGCTTATGCATCTTATTGTGCTACACACTTTTATTGTTAGCCCCGTCCGTTATATTTGCTTTTACAATCGTCACCACTATTTCGGCGATTGTATGCATATTTATATGGTCTGCAATTTTGGTCAGCTATATTGTTTACCGCCGCAAGCGGCCTACGCAGCATGAAGCGTCCATCTACAAAATGCCGGGAGGTATTTTTATGTGCTGGATCGTTCTGGCCTTCTTTGCCTTTATTCTTTTCTCATTAACGTTAGAGCCTGATACTTTAATAACTTTAGAATATATGCCTTTGTGGTTTGGATTTTTGGGAATCATGTATTTTATGCTTAAAAAGAAAACTCCTGTCGGGAACAAAAAATAA